A single region of the Methanococcoides sp. AM1 genome encodes:
- a CDS encoding glycosyltransferase family 2 protein, which translates to MLNNPLVSIVIVNWNGHRYLKDCFDSLINQNYENYEIIFVDNGSTDNSVEFIKENYPRTIIIKNNVNLGFAEANNIGVQKSNGEYIFLLNNDAWVEKNTIQELLSTYLKVDNLGVVGCKIKNPDGTIQDLGVKIDILGYPIGINKDITDNLITDLFYVSGCALFMEKELFTQFNGFDERYFMFVEELDLCWRVKLQGYQIITNCNAEIYHYGGGSIVGGTKKNKKYVTNSNRIYLRERNTYCTLLKNLEYKNAAIRICISLLFNVSECIFFIFMLKPKVSLVYVKAWWWNVINLKTTLKSRKNIQQQRKIKDVHLNKFIHKGIVKLRLFKAIGIPEVV; encoded by the coding sequence TTGCTAAATAATCCATTAGTGTCTATTGTAATTGTTAATTGGAATGGGCATAGGTACCTGAAAGATTGCTTTGACTCATTAATAAATCAAAATTATGAAAATTATGAAATTATATTTGTAGATAATGGCTCAACAGATAATTCGGTTGAGTTTATTAAAGAAAATTATCCACGTACAATTATTATCAAAAACAACGTTAACTTGGGTTTTGCTGAAGCAAATAATATTGGCGTGCAGAAATCCAATGGTGAATATATATTCCTGCTAAATAATGACGCATGGGTTGAAAAAAATACAATTCAAGAACTATTATCTACCTATCTAAAGGTTGATAATTTAGGTGTTGTTGGCTGCAAGATAAAAAATCCAGACGGAACCATACAAGATTTGGGAGTGAAAATCGATATATTGGGTTATCCAATTGGAATCAATAAAGATATAACAGACAATTTGATAACAGATTTGTTTTATGTAAGCGGATGTGCCCTGTTTATGGAAAAAGAGTTATTTACCCAATTTAATGGATTTGATGAAAGATATTTTATGTTCGTCGAAGAATTAGATTTATGTTGGAGAGTTAAACTTCAAGGGTATCAAATCATTACAAATTGTAATGCTGAGATATATCATTATGGTGGCGGATCTATAGTGGGTGGCACGAAAAAAAATAAAAAATATGTAACTAATAGCAATCGAATATATCTAAGAGAAAGAAATACGTATTGTACACTTTTAAAAAATCTAGAATATAAAAATGCAGCAATCCGAATATGTATATCCTTACTATTTAATGTTAGTGAATGTATATTTTTTATTTTTATGCTAAAACCAAAAGTTTCATTAGTCTATGTCAAAGCTTGGTGGTGGAATGTTATTAATTTAAAAACGACACTGAAATCACGAAAAAACATTCAGCAACAGAGAAAAATTAAAGATGTGCATTTAAATAAATTCATTCATAAAGGAATAGTAAAACTGCGTTTATTTAAAGCAATTGGCATTCCTGAAGTCGTTTGA
- a CDS encoding NAD(P)-dependent oxidoreductase, which translates to MNNFWTDKKVLVTGGLGFVGSNFVEELLKEGAHVTCVYLNGKKTTLTNLNLPESKLKFKQIDLQDYNQVVKECKQIDVIINCAALDGNTEFKMNHSAQIMDVNLRITSNILNSAKINKVEDVVMISSAEIYSVRANNPIVEDDDYKKYNDYTANGYILSKQYGEILSELYENEYGINIYRPRPTNIYGPRDHFGDGTNRVIPSIMKKVINNETVEIWGDGSQIRQFIYVKDFVYSVLKMVETKKNRKLNIANNDAISILDLAKLITNIVGSKQKISYNKDKPIGAKARILDVTEFYSSVNFQPRSLEKGLNETINWYKIYCENL; encoded by the coding sequence ATGAACAATTTCTGGACCGATAAAAAAGTACTCGTAACCGGCGGTCTTGGATTCGTGGGTTCAAATTTTGTTGAAGAATTATTGAAAGAGGGCGCACATGTTACTTGTGTTTATCTTAATGGTAAAAAAACGACTTTAACAAATTTAAATTTACCAGAATCTAAGCTGAAATTTAAGCAGATCGATTTACAAGATTACAACCAAGTAGTGAAAGAATGCAAACAAATAGATGTAATTATCAATTGCGCTGCACTTGATGGCAATACAGAATTTAAAATGAATCATTCTGCTCAAATTATGGATGTAAATCTTAGAATCACTTCAAACATTCTAAATAGTGCTAAAATAAATAAAGTGGAAGATGTTGTGATGATAAGTTCGGCTGAAATTTATTCTGTTCGTGCTAATAACCCAATTGTTGAAGATGATGATTATAAGAAGTATAATGATTACACTGCCAATGGTTATATTTTGTCTAAGCAGTACGGAGAAATTCTCAGCGAACTTTATGAAAATGAATATGGAATTAATATTTATCGACCTCGTCCAACGAATATATACGGCCCAAGAGATCATTTTGGTGATGGAACTAATAGAGTTATACCAAGCATTATGAAGAAAGTTATAAACAATGAAACTGTCGAAATCTGGGGTGATGGAAGCCAAATTAGGCAGTTCATTTATGTCAAAGATTTTGTTTACTCCGTTTTAAAGATGGTTGAAACGAAAAAAAACCGTAAGTTAAATATTGCAAATAATGATGCAATCTCAATCTTAGATTTAGCCAAATTGATTACAAACATTGTCGGATCAAAACAAAAGATTTCTTATAATAAGGATAAGCCTATTGGTGCAAAAGCTCGAATCTTAGATGTGACTGAGTTTTATTCTAGTGTCAATTTTCAACCAAGATCTTTAGAGAAAGGTCTTAATGAAACTATAAATTGGTACAAAATTTATTGTGAGAATCTATGA
- a CDS encoding glycosyltransferase family 2 protein, which produces MNEPLVSIVIPTKNSAEFLDECLTSVHKQVYKNIEIIIVDGQSKDGTIELAQKHECNIYQFNPNVRKGTFDAPHRRNYGAKKAKGEFVYYVDVDMELTPNVVLDAVCLCDSGYQAVIIPEDSFGIGIWAQAKNLERRCYYGDDSIEAPRFLRKSIWMELGGLDESLGGGGDDWDLHQKLRDKKYTVGRTKSLVMHNEGNLKLKKLVKKRFMYGLDSAKYIKKRPNEGFKSYFPIRKAYIINWKLFLSRPIDTTAFIVMRIVEYLAGFSGISCAFYRHWVRK; this is translated from the coding sequence ATGAATGAGCCATTAGTTTCCATAGTAATTCCAACCAAAAACAGCGCTGAATTTTTGGATGAATGTCTAACTTCCGTTCACAAACAAGTCTATAAAAATATAGAGATAATCATTGTGGATGGTCAATCGAAAGATGGAACCATCGAGTTAGCTCAAAAACATGAATGTAACATTTATCAATTTAATCCTAATGTTCGCAAAGGCACCTTTGATGCACCCCATAGAAGGAATTATGGGGCCAAGAAAGCAAAAGGTGAATTTGTATATTATGTTGATGTGGATATGGAATTGACCCCTAATGTGGTGCTAGATGCAGTGTGCTTATGCGACTCAGGTTATCAAGCTGTCATTATTCCAGAAGATTCGTTTGGAATAGGAATTTGGGCACAGGCTAAAAATTTGGAGCGAAGATGCTATTATGGGGATGATTCAATAGAAGCACCCAGGTTTTTAAGAAAATCAATATGGATGGAATTAGGCGGATTAGATGAAAGTTTAGGTGGAGGAGGCGATGATTGGGATTTGCATCAAAAACTCCGGGATAAAAAGTATACAGTTGGTCGAACTAAAAGTTTAGTAATGCATAACGAAGGGAACCTCAAGCTTAAAAAACTAGTCAAAAAAAGATTTATGTATGGTCTTGATTCGGCTAAATATATCAAAAAGAGGCCAAATGAAGGGTTTAAAAGTTACTTCCCGATAAGGAAAGCTTATATCATAAACTGGAAATTGTTTTTAAGTAGACCAATAGACACTACTGCCTTTATAGTGATGAGAATAGTGGAATACCTAGCAGGCTTTTCTGGTATCTCATGCGCATTTTATAGACATTGGGTGAGAAAATGA
- a CDS encoding sugar phosphate nucleotidyltransferase, whose protein sequence is MKGIILAGGTGTRLYPLTKVTNKHLLPVYDKPMIYYPLQTLLDAGIDDIMIVSGRGHAGHFLELLGSGSDFGARFTYEIQDQAGGIAQALNLAKDFADDDDITVILGDNIFQDSIRNAVQSFKAGAQIFLKQVPDAARFGVAEVDESSGQVLSIEEKPEVPKSDYAVTGLYVYDSSVFEIIRTLKPSGRGELEITDVNNEYIRQDSMKYSVIDGQWSDAGTFDSLIRAGLIVQKIF, encoded by the coding sequence ATGAAAGGAATAATCCTCGCAGGCGGCACAGGAACCAGACTGTATCCCCTAACCAAAGTCACAAACAAGCACCTGCTTCCAGTCTACGATAAACCTATGATATACTATCCTTTGCAAACCCTTCTGGATGCAGGAATAGATGATATCATGATAGTATCTGGCCGTGGCCATGCAGGCCATTTCCTAGAACTTCTTGGGTCTGGCTCCGATTTCGGGGCAAGATTCACCTACGAGATACAGGACCAAGCAGGTGGAATCGCCCAGGCCCTGAATCTGGCAAAGGATTTTGCAGACGATGACGACATAACTGTAATCCTTGGAGATAATATATTCCAGGATAGTATTCGCAATGCAGTACAGTCTTTCAAGGCAGGTGCACAAATATTTCTGAAACAAGTTCCTGATGCTGCAAGGTTTGGTGTTGCAGAGGTGGACGAAAGCAGTGGACAGGTTCTTAGTATCGAGGAAAAACCTGAAGTACCAAAGTCAGATTATGCTGTGACAGGACTATATGTGTATGACAGCAGTGTATTTGAAATTATAAGGACACTAAAACCGTCTGGCCGGGGTGAACTGGAGATAACGGATGTGAACAACGAATATATCCGGCAAGATTCGATGAAATATTCAGTGATTGATGGACAATGGAGCGACGCTGGAACATTTGATAGTCTGATAAGGGCTGGGTTGATAGTGCAAAAAATATTTTGA
- the rfbD gene encoding dTDP-4-dehydrorhamnose reductase, whose protein sequence is MVVGTIKTVIIGASGMLGSDLCRVFPDAVKLTHKDFEITDKTKVIDSIKRLKADVVINAAAYSNVEGCEDNQDLAFEVNGHAPGYIAQACSDIGAILVHFSTDYVFDGSKEEYIESDTTNPINVYGQSKLMGEQKIIKNTENYRIIRTSWLFGKNGKNFVDTMLRLSKEMENVKVVNDQFGKPTYTADLASKTAEIINLGPGIYHITNEGRCTWYEFASEIINSTVQCSSEEFPTKAKRPTYSVLTNTKTTPMRHWKNALNEYLMENQ, encoded by the coding sequence ATGGTGGTGGGAACCATTAAAACAGTGATAATCGGTGCCAGCGGAATGCTGGGCTCTGATCTATGCAGAGTATTTCCTGATGCTGTAAAACTCACACATAAGGATTTTGAAATTACTGACAAAACCAAAGTTATAGATTCCATCAAGAGACTCAAAGCCGATGTAGTGATTAACGCCGCTGCCTACTCAAACGTAGAGGGATGTGAGGATAATCAGGATCTTGCCTTTGAGGTAAATGGACACGCACCGGGTTATATCGCACAAGCCTGTTCCGATATCGGTGCAATACTTGTCCACTTCAGCACAGATTATGTCTTTGATGGCTCTAAAGAGGAATATATCGAGTCTGACACTACCAACCCCATCAACGTCTACGGTCAATCCAAACTGATGGGTGAGCAGAAGATCATCAAAAACACGGAAAACTACAGGATCATACGCACTTCCTGGCTTTTTGGAAAAAACGGAAAGAACTTCGTAGATACGATGTTAAGGCTCTCAAAAGAGATGGAAAACGTAAAAGTCGTCAACGACCAGTTCGGCAAACCCACTTATACCGCAGACCTGGCCTCCAAGACCGCCGAGATCATCAACCTTGGTCCTGGAATCTACCACATAACTAACGAAGGTCGATGCACCTGGTATGAATTTGCATCCGAGATTATCAATAGCACAGTTCAGTGCTCCAGTGAAGAGTTCCCCACAAAAGCAAAACGGCCAACCTACTCAGTCCTCACGAATACAAAAACAACTCCCATGAGACACTGGAAAAATGCACTTAATGAATACCTTATGGAGAATCAATAA
- the rfbB gene encoding dTDP-glucose 4,6-dehydratase, giving the protein MKMLITGGCGFIGSNFIRNILKKYPDYHIINLDKLTYAGNSDNLKDIENNPNYTFVKGDICDIDVVSKVMQDVDQVVHFAAESHVDRSIEDGSIFVKTNVLGTNTLLQSALNNNVERFIHISTDEVYGSVKEGSFAETDDLKPSSPYSSSKAGSDLLAMSYHSTYGLPVTITRCTNNFGPYQYPEKLIPLFITNLMEGKQVPIYGTGLNVRDWIHVGDHCSGIDFVRKNGNIGEVYNIGGGSELTNLEITRRILEILGKDETMIRYVEDRKGHDFRYSLDCTKLKKMGWKPEYDFETALSNTIKWYVENRWWWEPLKQ; this is encoded by the coding sequence TTGAAAATGTTAATAACCGGTGGTTGTGGATTTATAGGTAGCAATTTTATCCGTAATATACTTAAAAAATATCCTGATTACCATATTATAAATTTAGATAAACTGACTTATGCGGGCAATTCTGATAACCTGAAGGATATCGAGAACAATCCAAATTATACCTTTGTTAAAGGTGACATCTGTGATATTGATGTTGTGAGCAAAGTAATGCAGGATGTAGATCAGGTAGTTCATTTTGCGGCTGAGAGTCATGTGGATCGTTCCATAGAAGATGGTTCGATCTTTGTTAAAACGAACGTGCTCGGCACGAACACCCTTCTACAGAGCGCTCTTAATAACAACGTCGAACGCTTTATTCACATATCTACGGATGAAGTTTATGGCAGTGTCAAGGAAGGATCCTTTGCCGAAACAGACGATTTGAAGCCCTCCAGCCCTTACTCATCCAGTAAAGCCGGCTCGGATCTACTGGCGATGTCCTACCACAGTACCTATGGTCTTCCGGTGACAATCACCAGATGCACCAACAACTTCGGACCATACCAATACCCGGAAAAATTGATTCCACTCTTCATCACGAACCTGATGGAAGGAAAGCAGGTGCCTATCTATGGCACAGGACTAAATGTGAGGGACTGGATCCATGTAGGTGACCACTGCTCAGGAATCGATTTTGTCAGGAAGAATGGCAACATTGGAGAGGTCTACAACATCGGAGGAGGCAGCGAACTCACAAACCTGGAGATCACACGCCGTATACTGGAAATACTTGGAAAGGACGAAACCATGATCAGATACGTGGAAGACCGCAAGGGCCATGATTTCCGTTATTCCCTTGACTGCACCAAACTAAAGAAAATGGGCTGGAAGCCAGAATATGACTTTGAGACAGCCCTTTCCAATACCATAAAATGGTACGTTGAGAACAGATGGTGGTGGGAACCATTAAAACAGTGA
- the rfbC gene encoding dTDP-4-dehydrorhamnose 3,5-epimerase, whose amino-acid sequence MEVINTKIEGVFILNPKVFGDERGYFFESYNKQIFDELIGKNYDFVQDNESKSSYGVLRGLHYQLAPYSQTKLVRVLQGKVYDVAVDLRKNSSTYGEWVGVELSSENKKQFLIPKGFAHGFCVLSETATFAYKCDEYYNPEAEGGIIYNDPTLNIDWKMKQQDILVSNKDSVLPELMDIEIKL is encoded by the coding sequence ATGGAAGTTATAAATACAAAAATTGAAGGCGTATTTATCCTGAATCCGAAAGTTTTCGGTGATGAGCGAGGATACTTTTTTGAAAGTTATAACAAGCAAATATTTGATGAACTAATTGGAAAGAATTATGATTTTGTTCAGGACAATGAATCAAAATCATCTTATGGAGTACTCCGTGGGTTGCATTACCAGCTTGCTCCATACAGCCAGACAAAATTAGTACGAGTCCTACAAGGTAAAGTATACGACGTTGCTGTTGACCTTAGAAAAAATTCATCCACGTATGGAGAATGGGTGGGTGTGGAACTATCCTCTGAGAACAAAAAGCAGTTCCTGATACCAAAAGGATTTGCCCACGGTTTCTGCGTACTGAGTGAGACTGCTACATTTGCTTACAAGTGTGATGAATATTATAATCCAGAAGCAGAAGGAGGGATCATCTACAACGACCCAACACTGAATATTGACTGGAAAATGAAGCAACAGGATATATTAGTATCAAACAAGGATAGTGTTCTACCTGAGCTGATGGACATCGAAATAAAACTCTAA
- a CDS encoding glycosyltransferase family 4 protein: MKILIFNWRDTKNPAAGGAEVFTHEIAERLVAKGHNVSMFTAGFKGCKPSEVINGVEVFRRGNRYTVYLKAKGFYKKHSGEFDIVVDEINTRPFMAPKFVKDGTPVVALIHQLAREFWFLEMKYPISWLGYHVFEDMWLKNYVDVPTLTVSNSTKQDLVDLGFKDISIIPEGLNITPLDSMPEKEQDPTFVFVGRMGHAKRPDHVVKAFSYIRENNPDAKLWMVGDGAMKDQLEAMNPDGVTFFGYVNQQKKHELMSRAHAILVPGVREGWGLVVTEANAMGTPAIGYDIHGLRDSIRDGETGLLCDPNPKAMAETALIFLKDDNLQEVLYDNVLDSAREFDWDTSTEVFFKSLVNLTFKQ; this comes from the coding sequence TTGAAGATCCTCATATTCAACTGGCGTGACACTAAAAACCCCGCAGCAGGTGGCGCAGAGGTCTTTACGCATGAGATTGCTGAACGACTTGTTGCAAAAGGGCATAATGTTTCTATGTTCACTGCCGGGTTTAAAGGTTGCAAACCATCAGAGGTCATTAACGGAGTTGAGGTTTTCAGACGTGGCAATCGCTATACAGTCTACCTGAAAGCTAAAGGTTTCTACAAAAAACATTCCGGCGAGTTTGATATCGTCGTGGATGAGATTAATACCAGACCTTTCATGGCTCCTAAATTCGTAAAGGACGGTACTCCTGTCGTGGCGCTGATACACCAACTTGCAAGAGAGTTCTGGTTCCTGGAGATGAAGTATCCAATAAGCTGGCTTGGATATCATGTTTTCGAAGACATGTGGCTCAAGAACTACGTTGATGTGCCCACATTGACTGTGAGCAATTCCACGAAGCAGGATCTTGTCGACCTGGGATTCAAAGACATATCTATAATCCCTGAAGGATTGAACATCACACCTCTCGATTCCATGCCTGAGAAAGAGCAAGACCCTACCTTTGTCTTTGTTGGCAGGATGGGGCATGCCAAACGCCCGGACCATGTCGTAAAAGCATTTTCCTATATCCGAGAAAATAATCCAGATGCAAAGTTGTGGATGGTCGGAGATGGTGCTATGAAGGATCAACTGGAAGCTATGAATCCAGATGGTGTAACATTCTTCGGCTATGTGAATCAGCAGAAGAAGCACGAACTTATGTCGCGTGCCCATGCGATTCTTGTTCCAGGTGTTAGAGAAGGATGGGGTCTCGTTGTCACAGAAGCAAATGCCATGGGTACACCTGCCATTGGTTATGATATCCACGGGTTACGTGACTCGATACGTGATGGAGAGACGGGATTATTGTGTGATCCAAATCCCAAGGCAATGGCTGAAACAGCATTGATCTTCCTGAAAGATGATAATCTGCAAGAAGTACTGTATGATAATGTACTCGATTCTGCAAGAGAATTTGATTGGGACACTAGTACGGAAGTATTCTTTAAGTCATTGGTAAATTTGACTTTCAAACAATAA
- a CDS encoding glycosyltransferase: protein MLSVIIPAYNEGHHICNNLLKIHNELKIFCNSFEIIFVNDGSSDNTLEEAIKAAEKADNIKIISYSKNQGKGHAIVEGYKAASKGLISVLDADLDISPKQIKPLLEKVAETGADFVVQSKRHPDSIVKGFPVKRRFLSRSYNMAIKMLFDLPVSDTQVGVKIYSKDVVDTIMPMLSVKRYAADVEQLVIAHKHGYKIEECPVHIDFDPSGDRMTFDDILNIAKDTASIYYKLNFIGHYNPPVGNQDYPSNSDLVMD from the coding sequence ATGCTATCAGTTATAATTCCAGCATATAATGAAGGTCATCATATATGCAATAACTTATTAAAAATTCATAATGAATTGAAGATCTTTTGCAATAGCTTTGAAATAATATTTGTCAACGATGGCAGCAGCGACAATACATTAGAAGAAGCAATAAAAGCAGCTGAAAAGGCAGATAACATAAAGATAATTTCCTATAGCAAAAACCAGGGCAAAGGACACGCCATCGTAGAAGGTTACAAAGCTGCATCCAAAGGATTGATCAGTGTTCTTGATGCCGATCTAGACATCTCTCCAAAACAGATCAAACCATTACTGGAAAAAGTTGCTGAAACTGGTGCAGATTTCGTGGTCCAATCAAAGCGACATCCGGATAGCATTGTAAAAGGATTTCCTGTCAAGCGACGATTTTTAAGTAGATCATACAACATGGCCATAAAAATGTTGTTCGATCTTCCTGTTTCTGATACACAGGTCGGAGTTAAGATCTATAGTAAAGATGTTGTGGACACGATCATGCCAATGTTATCAGTAAAACGATATGCAGCAGATGTTGAACAATTGGTGATCGCACACAAACATGGTTATAAAATCGAAGAATGCCCTGTACACATTGATTTTGATCCATCCGGAGACCGGATGACATTTGATGATATATTGAACATTGCGAAGGATACAGCTTCTATCTATTACAAGTTGAATTTTATTGGTCATTATAATCCTCCAGTTGGTAATCAGGATTATCCAAGTAATAGTGATCTGGTGATGGATTGA
- a CDS encoding PGF-pre-PGF domain-containing protein, with translation MQSKSGSKNYGRYVSIGITVAIVIMMVLSGPVTAVSLGITELDGTTHTKGNSVTFNVTATIEGTDSYVPIDSFALQITGATSKEITYSTDGTILSGSGITVEAVEVPSSSSEYGQGYGYDSRLGSGHDFGYGYGYGTGGADLVYEYTITLDTSTLNAGVHNAVLSLNTGDSAKPSFESSSASFTIESSSSSRSSSSGGGGGGSGSTGEAYDNIEFKEVKTENIVGGLEISYAFGEEQNAIQYINFSAVRNYQRTSTTIEVLKDRSEMVDESAPGLVYSNLNIWVGKSGFATEDNIADPVISFRVPKDWITENGIDENLIVLYRHSEGKWNALNTGKVGEDDLFIYFEAETPGFSPFAIAADVDDEVLTENTTSTEDDSSAVNITVSSEEELNASGTEEENGSGLNILFIIVPVLLVLIVLYASYAAEKSKRDNGGDNTADLPDDVQVAESDDSKTAPDITNAEEISSQSAKPTPESEEIPVWSAKTAPATEQIPVRSAKPKPAAEEISGQSADTTPTAKEVLGEPVETIPTVEEMLGYSAETKSDDVENKVQSEDTEQESKEMKESGNFSDDGWTQSTTQDNEVRSDDTEQKTKEPKRSRTNPDDKW, from the coding sequence ATGCAATCGAAATCTGGATCCAAAAATTATGGAAGATATGTTAGTATTGGAATAACGGTTGCCATAGTAATAATGATGGTCTTGTCAGGCCCTGTAACTGCGGTTTCGCTAGGAATTACAGAACTGGACGGAACCACTCATACGAAGGGCAATTCTGTAACATTCAATGTTACTGCAACGATCGAAGGTACTGATAGTTATGTGCCAATTGACAGTTTCGCATTGCAGATCACAGGTGCGACTTCCAAAGAAATCACATATTCAACAGATGGAACTATACTATCAGGATCAGGTATAACAGTTGAAGCTGTTGAAGTTCCATCATCATCATCAGAATATGGTCAGGGTTATGGTTATGATTCCAGGTTGGGTTCTGGTCATGACTTTGGATACGGCTATGGCTATGGCACAGGTGGTGCAGATCTTGTATATGAGTATACTATTACCCTTGATACATCTACACTTAATGCCGGTGTCCACAACGCTGTATTATCACTGAACACAGGCGATTCAGCAAAGCCTTCATTTGAATCATCATCTGCTTCCTTTACAATTGAGTCTTCCAGCAGCAGTAGAAGCAGCTCCTCCGGCGGCGGTGGCGGTGGAAGCGGATCAACCGGTGAAGCCTACGATAACATCGAATTCAAGGAAGTGAAGACAGAGAACATTGTAGGTGGACTTGAGATCAGTTATGCCTTTGGTGAAGAGCAGAATGCAATTCAATACATCAACTTCTCTGCAGTGAGGAATTACCAAAGAACTTCAACAACGATCGAAGTGCTTAAGGACAGATCTGAAATGGTCGATGAAAGTGCTCCGGGACTTGTTTACAGCAACCTTAACATCTGGGTTGGTAAATCAGGATTTGCTACAGAAGATAACATTGCTGATCCTGTGATAAGTTTCCGTGTACCAAAAGACTGGATCACAGAGAATGGAATTGATGAGAATTTAATAGTACTATATCGCCACAGTGAAGGCAAATGGAATGCTCTCAATACCGGGAAGGTTGGAGAAGATGACTTATTCATCTACTTCGAAGCGGAAACTCCGGGATTCTCACCATTTGCTATTGCAGCAGATGTGGATGATGAAGTTTTAACAGAAAATACCACTTCAACAGAAGATGACTCCAGTGCTGTCAATATTACTGTATCCTCAGAAGAAGAATTGAATGCAAGTGGAACTGAAGAAGAAAATGGCTCGGGGTTAAATATACTCTTCATTATAGTACCGGTACTTTTGGTGCTAATAGTTCTATACGCTTCGTATGCAGCAGAAAAAAGCAAGCGTGATAATGGAGGGGACAACACTGCAGATCTCCCGGATGATGTGCAAGTTGCAGAAAGTGATGATTCTAAAACTGCTCCAGATATCACAAATGCTGAGGAAATATCATCTCAGTCTGCCAAACCAACGCCTGAGTCTGAGGAAATCCCAGTCTGGTCTGCCAAAACAGCACCTGCTACTGAGCAAATCCCGGTTCGGTCTGCCAAACCAAAGCCGGCTGCTGAGGAGATATCAGGTCAGTCTGCGGATACAACACCTACTGCTAAGGAAGTATTAGGTGAACCTGTCGAAACAATACCTACTGTTGAGGAAATGTTAGGTTACTCTGCCGAAACAAAATCTGATGATGTGGAAAACAAAGTCCAGTCAGAAGATACTGAACAAGAGAGCAAAGAGATGAAAGAGTCCGGTAATTTCTCGGATGACGGATGGACACAATCCACTACTCAGGATAACGAAGTCCGGTCAGATGATACTGAACAAAAGACCAAAGAGCCGAAAAGATCCAGGACTAACCCGGATGACAAATGGTGA
- a CDS encoding nucleoside recognition domain-containing protein, producing MWIDGLYSAFDYLIKVIPPIVVGTLIMDIMVEMGWVNKLGFLASPLMRFGHLREEIGLSFLTSFGSSAAGNSMIAKLHDDDHIDRKETIIATMVNSFPSGIVLSRDLFPVVVILLGTTGLIYLGIVVLIGFLKTLLALIAARLILTPRPSGNIHSNMEKVTFRAASVNALKRSRRSLTRIVLTMALVSVIVFQLMETGIFDSVASIMKDSFMIRYVPADALPIIAGWFASNIAAYTIAGNLLDAEMLSGKDIILALLIGRILASVARIRTMLPYYVGIFSPNLGVRIMVVSLVMQNGIMMGIAGVIFVFF from the coding sequence ATGTGGATCGATGGATTGTATTCAGCATTTGACTATCTCATCAAGGTCATTCCCCCGATAGTTGTCGGAACCCTGATCATGGATATTATGGTGGAAATGGGCTGGGTGAACAAGCTGGGTTTTCTGGCATCCCCACTAATGCGTTTTGGTCACTTACGAGAAGAGATCGGCCTGAGCTTTCTCACATCCTTTGGTTCTTCCGCTGCCGGAAACTCAATGATAGCAAAGCTGCACGATGACGACCACATCGATAGAAAAGAAACGATCATAGCGACAATGGTAAATTCTTTCCCTTCAGGCATCGTACTTTCAAGGGACCTTTTTCCCGTAGTAGTTATCTTACTTGGTACCACCGGGCTAATATATCTGGGGATAGTGGTACTCATAGGTTTTCTGAAAACATTGCTTGCACTGATAGCTGCACGTCTTATTCTCACACCCAGGCCATCCGGAAATATTCACAGCAATATGGAGAAGGTAACCTTCAGGGCAGCTTCTGTGAATGCTTTGAAAAGGTCCCGTAGATCCCTTACAAGGATAGTTCTTACAATGGCCCTTGTATCGGTCATCGTATTCCAGCTGATGGAAACAGGCATTTTTGATTCTGTAGCATCCATAATGAAGGATTCATTCATGATCCGTTACGTGCCTGCTGATGCCCTGCCAATAATCGCCGGCTGGTTTGCCAGTAACATTGCTGCCTATACCATAGCAGGCAATCTTTTAGATGCAGAGATGCTATCCGGCAAGGACATTATCCTTGCACTTCTCATTGGAAGGATATTGGCAAGTGTTGCAAGGATCAGGACCATGCTACCTTATTATGTGGGGATATTCAGTCCGAATCTGGGTGTAAGGATAATGGTCGTATCGCTGGTCATGCAGAATGGTATCATGATGGGGATAGCAGGCGTTATCTTTGTGTTCTTTTGA